The segment AATGCTGGATAgctgaattgtttgggttgagCTTTGCTCACATATTCACATGGCAAATGGAGGATATCAATTTATCCAGGGATACAGAATGTATTCAGACCAGCACTGTTGTGAGGAATAGTAACTCAACTGGAACTGGCAATCAAGATGGGTTGACAAGGTTTCACTATATGACTAAAAATTATTTGCACATCAGAAGCAATGCACTGgaattctttcccttttctcctcccctcagTTTTACCCTTGGCACCAGCAAgacttctctgctgctgtgaatgGAATAGTGATCTCAGTTTGAAtctagctgcaccaggggtggtttaggctgtatgttaggaagaagttctacacagagagtgatttgccattggaatgggctgcccagggaggtgggggagtcaccatcattggaggtgttcaggcggagacttgatggggtgcttggtgccatggtttagttgattaggtggtgttggattagttgataggttggacttgatgatcttgaaggtctcttccaacctattctattctattctacattacTGTGAAACTCCCATATAGTTTTAATGTGACTTGAATGCTGCTTAAAGTACAAGATGAAAACTGATTTgttgttggggaaaaaaataattcagttaATTTTATAGGAAAAAATatgaggtgtccagagcagaagATGGAAAGTGAAGATCATCACAGGAACCCATTATGTGTGGAAAGGGTAGATCTCCCTGAAAATTCCACTGGAAGAAAACACTTGTGGGCTAACACAGAGGAAAGGTAATTCAGACCATTATTGTGTAGCTTTCATCCAATCCCACTGATTTCTCATCCCTGACTGAAAGAATCTGATATTCTGAGTTTGTGAAACTTTCTCAATCAAGGATGACATTTTGCTAGGTACTGTGGGCACCTGTAGTCAGAGAGACTCTGGGTTGAAACTGCTTATGCTGTGAAAGATGAGATGTGTTGGCTGATGAGCTGTGTGCACCCTGGGGTAATGATACTCTAGAAGCACATTTTAGCATAGCTTAGTATATAAAGAGTTGTCATtatcttttctttgtttggtttatgACAGTCTCCTACCCACTGTTATGTGGTGAAAGCAGAAATGTGAAGGAAGAGTGTAAGGCTGTGACTCTAGTTTATTACCAAAAGTTATGTTTAATTAAATAGCTGTATATAGCAAAGAAGTAATAATAGTGCTTGTGGCAGAGGTCTTCTCATTTATggtaaatgttttctttatggAGTTAATAGAATTAAAGTAGTGTTGGCATTGTTTTAAAGCCCTGTCTTGTCTGCCTGGTCATCACAAAACCAAGAAAGGCTCCTTCcaggttgtggtgggttgagccAAGCCAGCAACTAAGCACAGACCTGATTGCTTGCTCTCAGTCCCCCATAGCAGAATGGGAGAGGGTATCAGAGGAGCAGGCTTGGGAAAAGTTGTGCGTCAAGACAAAAACACTTCAGTAAATTaatggaaagaggggaaaaacccTGCAAGTGATGTGAAGGCAGTCAcactgctgagggtggggaacAGCAGGAAAAACCAAAGAAAGCTTCAATGGTATGCAAAAAGTGTTCAGTAACAGctaaaacactggtgtgttatcaacgCTGTTACAGTCGTTAATCCGGAACACAGCACCATACGGGCAGCTGTGACGAAGGCTCACTCTGTCCCAGCCAGCActcctgggaaggagcagaaatATCAAAGGAGTAGATAAGGAACACAGTCTCAGTAGCATTACTGAGTGGGAAGGTGATAGTGTAGAAACTAGCAGTATGACTAAAATACAAGTGGAAGTTTGGTGCTGTGGGCAGAAGAAAGTGTCACTGAAATAAGCAATGAAAGCAGAAATCCCTGCATGCAGTACCTTTTAGGGTACCTTTTAGCAAGGATTTGGTAAGCCTTTCATCAAAAGGTAAACAGCTAGTGTTAGAACGCATTTCTCAGATTAACTTTGACACTTAATGGCCAAAGTACCTTAGAAGGTATGTAATTATGCCTTAGGTCTTTGAATAGCAATGATGTTAAACACAGTTATTTTATACAGAAATGTAAGACTGGATTTTTGCTTTGAATTGCACTAGACCTATTAAAGCTGCAATTCAGGAGAAGAAACAGACGTTTGAGGAGTTCTTGGAAGAACAGATACAACTGGAAGAGCAGCGTcgggagcaaaaccagaagttaCAGGTTGTTTCTTTTCTAATAACACTGTGTCAAGATATGCTGGGTGCTTAAAAGACGTACAAGGAAGATTCTAGCATTAAAAGCTAATACTGAATGCAACATTCATGTTCTTAAAAATAAAGTAGTAGGTATTGAATGTTTCACTTCTTTAGGATGTCTTTAGAAATCCCAGTAGAAATGTACTATATAAATTCCTGCTGACCTGTGGGGTTTATTTGGAGAAATCTTCGAACTGTGCAAGGGGCTTTTTGACATCTTGTGTTTTACTCTGCCCCTTTTCAGGAGACAAAAGGATCAGCTGTTCAAAAACCAGTGATCAAACGATCCTTcctgaagagaggagaaggcttggCAAGATTCACTAACGCCAAATCTAAAATTACAAAACGTGAGGAAAGCACCCCAAAACTTGAACAAAGGGCTTCGGATGACAGAAATGTTATTAAAGTGGACAGATcgcaaacacagaagaaaattgtGCCTCCTGGCATCAAAGAGGCTTCTGGGAAACCTTTTGCACCATCTAAGAAATATAACCACCCTGTTAAAGCAAAACGTCCTGCTCGGAAGACCCTGGGACTTGGGACTCTCAATGGGAAAAATAACTTGCTGTTAGAAACAGGAGTGCAACCAGGAAAGCATCATGATGGACAGATGAGAGACTCCTTCCCATCAGACATTAACAACAGAATAGAAAATAAAGAGAACACAGCGGAATTTGCTAAGCGTGACAGTGGCAAGGCTGGAAACAAATTAGGTGGCACAGAAAAGCCTCAGTTGTCTCGTGAGCTGCCCAGTGCCTTTCCTAATTCAAAATGTCCTGTGGGTCACTCTGTTAAAGACTCAGAGCTCTCCTTTGAAGTTTCATTTCAGAATAAGCTGGAAagctgggaaaaagaaagagaaaaagagaatatAGAATTAGATGAATTTTTGTTTCTAGAACAGGCTGCAGATGAAATATCTTTCTCAAGTAATTCCTCCTTTGTTCAAAGGCTCTTGGATCAAGATCAACAAATCTCCAAAGGCCGTAGGATGTCTTCTACCCCTATCaaggcaaaacaacaacaaatgaaGGCACTGGCTGTTGAACTTACagataagaaaaacaaaaaggcagacTGTGTGACACAGGGAAGTACAAATGACAGAACAGTTGTGCATACAGTCTCAAATTCACAAACAGCTGTAAGAATGAAGGATCCATTGAATAAAATGGACAGTGGAATGTTTTCAGCTTCTTGCatgacagcagctcctgctgtaaAAAGTAATCAATGGACTGTAAATGAAGATAGGGGTGAGGGTAATAGTGGTACCACTACAGATTCTGAGAGTGAATTTGAGACCACATTAAAGCATGAAAATGAAGATGCTAAGATGTCTTTTATGAACCATAGAGAAAGTGATCCAGAATTTCTTGATTATGAGGGTTCTGCTACAGACATCGGCAAAGAAAGTGAAAAGGGGAATGCTGACCGTGGCTTATCTGACAAAGATCACAGTGCACTGTCAAAGGCAACAACTAGAAAATCTTCAGAGCACCAGAGAAGCATGTCTTGTATAAGTAGGAGTGAGTTGGAGTTTGATGATGAAAGAACATGGAGTGATCTTGATGAAAATTATGTGAACAGTGATTTACctgaaaaatgtaaaaaaagaCCTTTACAGATCGACTTTTCCTGTAAGAATGAATCAGCTGTCCCAGATAAAGCAATAAAGAGAAAAGTTGCCTCAAAGAGGGGAGATGAAACATCCAAAGAGTCTGCGGTGGACAGtgattggaatggacctcctgtaTCAAACTTGATGATGAAGCTCTTTCCTTCACTGAAGCCAAAACAGAAGGCAGGCTCTCATGTAGAGCATGAAATCAAATCGAATGTGGAACAGGAGCCAGGAGGTGAAAGATCAGCAATGGGTAGGAAATGTTGAAGAAGGCACATTACAAGTCTAATGCTTAAACTGCAACCTGACATTGCACCAAATACTACTGCTGTAGGAAAAAGGCTctgttctttcttcttcatctcctttCCTGATGGCAGCTCCGATGCCAAATCTAACAGTTATGCAGCTTGTAGAATGAGTGTGATCAGCAAAAACTTCTTTTCCCTAGAAGCTAGTTTTCTGTCAGGCCAGCTTATTAAACTAACTTTATCTGGAGCTGCTTGATGAGTGTTTCCTAATCAAAGGAAGTATCCAAGGCATGCTGGAAGTGGTACCTCCCTTTCCACTTCAGTGCATGCTTACGCAACAGTAGGATAATGCTATGTGCTGCTAGGTTTGTTTGCTCAGAACTATGAAATACAAGGAGGCAGCAACCCTTTCCTGTTTTTCCTGATGGTAATATAGTATCTAGGGAACTCACATGGAATATGGGAAACATGgattcctttttctgttttgccCAAGTTAATGTCAATAATCTGATTCTGTTCTGGGGAAGGATTGCCTCTAAAAGCTCCTGTTGAAGCTATTGCCTTTACATAAGATCATTAAAGTATATTTGTTCTGTGAAGAATGGAATATGGCACAGCCTAGCACTGAAATCTCTTCTCTGGGAGGCAGTGAGATCTTGGTTTCAAACTTTACTCCAGTTaatgtttgttgtgtttttttttccccccatttttttgAGAAGTTCTTACAAACTTCTGCTTACTGTTTTGTAGAGAATTGGTTTTGCATGATTGTCTAAAGATGCCTGCTAGGTGTTGTTTGCAGAAGAGGGGTATGGATTTTTTTAGTGAATCTTGGAGCATTTAAGGGTGAATGAGGCAACTACCTACACTGCAAGATCAGTATTTAGGCATTTCTGTTGCATGCTCAGATGCAGACTATTAAaattcaggctgcaccaggggcggtttaggttggatgttaggaacaagttctatacagagagagtgattgcccattggaatgggctgcctggggagttggtggagtcaccaccattggaggttttcaggaggagacttgatggggtgcttggtgccatgggttagttgtttaggtggtgttggattggttgatgggttggacgcaatgatcttgaaggtctcttccaacctggtttattctattgttcTATTTCAATAGTGACTGAACAGGAAACTGGCATGGCAGAAACCCCCATAAATGCTGTTATTGACCTCTGCAATGGACTTCACATTGGTGATGGGTGTGAGCAGACTTTGTGAACAAAACTTAGAAAACCTTACAGCCATAACTTTCCTTGTTTCACAATTGGCTCTTATACCATCATTTAATTTCTCTAGCTTGATGGGAAGCCCTTCCTAATATATATTTAGTTCTAGAAAGATGACAGATAATCTCAATGTTTGAGATAGGAGTGCtttaaaatcatagagtcatgtcACTTCTGTGTTATTTGAataatacattttattttttttcagtacttCTATCTAAAGTAGTACCAAGTTCTTAACTGGTGTGTGCTAATTGTTTACTTCAGCCTTATGGATTTTGCTTAGGTAACTTGCATCTGGCTGTTCTTTGACAGGATACACTATTCCATCCCAGGTACTGAGAGAGAGACTGATTGAATTTGAAACTGAAATAGAGAGATTCAGAGCTGAGAACATGACTCTGACTAGACTCCGTGAAGAAAGAGAGCGTGCCTTGGCAAATATCAGGTAATTCTAATTGAAACATTGTGGTGCAATCACTTACGTATGTTCCAGACTATCATCATGTCACTTACCAACAGCACAGGTAAATACTTGGTGTCTTTCAGTTACAGTGGAGAAATACATGTTGCTGCATGTAGATACTAAACTGTTATTACTGCTCACAGATTACACTATTAAGAAGCTCTGCAAGTTTAGTATGATATCCTTAGAGGCTACACTTAGGAGACTTTGTGTACTTCCTTCTGAGGGGTAACAGAGCCCTGAACTGGTCTTGCAAAACAGATCTTCATGCCAACGTGATTGATGTTCTTCATTTGGATTGGATGAGATTTGTATGggaatatttttatttgaaCTGGAGGACTTATCAGTGACACATAGAGCAGAATAATTATCTCTGGAGACTTAGATGTGGCGTACCTATTGCTAGCAAAGTCCCTTTGTGTGGAAGCAGCATCGTATTGTTGGTTAATGTTTTGATTTGGGACCTTAGGCTGTTAGCaaattctttcctcttctgctgtAGGGGGAGTGGTGGTGTTCTGCTTTAAAGAATCCTGGAAGATGTTAGCCAAAGATTTGTAAAATTAAGGGTAACTTTTGGGActagaagattaaaaaaatagaaattgtTGGACTTCCAACATTAACTGTGTGGCAGTTTGTACTGCTTAAGTAACACCATTCATAGGTCTGTCTTTCTGAGGGTAACAGATgcttgtggcaatgccagcgacgagcagtgtgagcaatccggcagtgcaggcctagagcctgacatggtggtcggccatgctcagcgtaagtgcagagccagctagcagtgtagcaaaacagtgctgtgcctgcagcatgtaactaaagcaggacactggtaggtataaacacagaaagttatcttgggacaacaggacatgcacctgcatcaacaacctcgcgtgtcattagtagttggaccaataatctgtaatagtgcgatgtgtggtcactcatagggaaccaatgagtccatgccaacgatgctctccgagtttatataagttgtagaagttcccttgctatgcacttctgcctttcctttcctcccttcttctttGCTTCACTTTACTGTGCGATACTCACACCATAGGCCCGCAagactggaacaataaaggaacaatactcgatcatattggttgtctgtattgactccaatctccgtCATCGTCTTTAGATGCTGGGTTGGAACCAATGGCCACAAAATagagttttcttttttcctccttaaaaaTCCGGATTTGGAGTTGTTTAGGGCTAAAACAACAACTTTGTTTCATaattacaggaaagaaattgcagACTTTCAACAGCAGAAAGCTCAAGAACTGGCTGAAATAGAAGACtataaaaggaaggaaatgaaaaagctgcagaaggagcgTAAAGTTTTTGAAAAATACACCACAGAAGCTAGAGCGATTCCAGATAAAAAAGAGCGTGATGAAATTCAGGTATaaaattggtttggttttgtggtccacacaggaacatgtaaATTCATTTAGAGGCACTCAAGAACGAAATTCTGTCTTCATTGAAAGGTGGTTTTAAAGATGGAGGCTGTTAGTAAACTTGGTCTAATTGAGAAAGGAACTAGTCTTCACAGCGCTGTTCTGATGATTTTTAAGGCAAAAACACACCTGATGATCCAatctttttagaatagaatagaattcaccaggttggaaaagacctttgagattgagtccaacctatcacccaacaccatctaatcaactaaaccatggcaccaagcaccccatccagtctcttcctaaacacctccagtgatggtgactccaccacctccctgggcagcacattccaatggccaatcactcttcctgtgaaaaatttcttcctcacctcaagcctaaacttcccctggcacagcttgagattgtgtcctcttgttctggtgctggttgccttgggagaagagaccaatccccacctggctacaacctcccttcaggtagttgccaCGTATCATATTAAAAACTGC is part of the Dryobates pubescens isolate bDryPub1 chromosome 10, bDryPub1.pri, whole genome shotgun sequence genome and harbors:
- the CENPJ gene encoding centromere protein J, whose protein sequence is MLMLRQQIHWNTIYKMPTVEDPSRDQNFIAHWMSDSSRAGVLLDPSFIGLKINKENLLPGPENITALPVKALHLSDSCSVSNDSLCEESGISHTLQQYATETSFPAAAAPNVESSKTNFVHGEVDDQNKSDYSDPLLKKLEQLKELQQQKQEQLRKQQMEQLQRLMEEQQKLLSMVSGQTGVCGYTLMAESQKLRPGHSAGLTTSHQLPWSESESAFEDVVYAPVVSPHTQDSESSQKLSNKECISSLKNSLSGVSACEKQRKNMRCPEQKMESEDHHRNPLCVERVDLPENSTGRKHLWANTEERPIKAAIQEKKQTFEEFLEEQIQLEEQRREQNQKLQETKGSAVQKPVIKRSFLKRGEGLARFTNAKSKITKREESTPKLEQRASDDRNVIKVDRSQTQKKIVPPGIKEASGKPFAPSKKYNHPVKAKRPARKTLGLGTLNGKNNLLLETGVQPGKHHDGQMRDSFPSDINNRIENKENTAEFAKRDSGKAGNKLGGTEKPQLSRELPSAFPNSKCPVGHSVKDSELSFEVSFQNKLESWEKEREKENIELDEFLFLEQAADEISFSSNSSFVQRLLDQDQQISKGRRMSSTPIKAKQQQMKALAVELTDKKNKKADCVTQGSTNDRTVVHTVSNSQTAVRMKDPLNKMDSGMFSASCMTAAPAVKSNQWTVNEDRGEGNSGTTTDSESEFETTLKHENEDAKMSFMNHRESDPEFLDYEGSATDIGKESEKGNADRGLSDKDHSALSKATTRKSSEHQRSMSCISRSELEFDDERTWSDLDENYVNSDLPEKCKKRPLQIDFSCKNESAVPDKAIKRKVASKRGDETSKESAVDSDWNGPPVSNLMMKLFPSLKPKQKAGSHVEHEIKSNVEQEPGGERSAMGYTIPSQVLRERLIEFETEIERFRAENMTLTRLREERERALANIRKEIADFQQQKAQELAEIEDYKRKEMKKLQKERKVFEKYTTEARAIPDKKERDEIQALKQQIAELQEDLKRKEAKWSATHRRLKDQIEALTDENMELKEEIKIMERYRLESWKKAEAAGSKRKPENSGMTLKRPESCLPSRGPKSQTASPLLPLQKCSKINGRSYPQAKGKLSRTPAAGPASDRNHSETMTAPENSTRTSMADTSTNEAYVSLPTEPAYTGSEEIERETAYPDGKVEKVLKNGCHLIFFPNGTCKKVGSDGKTITITFFNGDVKQMMPDGTVIYYYADAKTTHTTYLDGLEVLQFSNGQIEKHYPDGKKEITFPDQTIKNLFTDGQEESILPDGTIVRIQRDGSKSIEFNNGQRELHTSQFKRREYPDGTVKTVYTNGQQETKYVSGRIRIKDKDGNVIMDTKV